In Rutidosis leptorrhynchoides isolate AG116_Rl617_1_P2 chromosome 2, CSIRO_AGI_Rlap_v1, whole genome shotgun sequence, one genomic interval encodes:
- the LOC139888032 gene encoding uncharacterized protein translates to MSVSLIIKEETFTVISAYAPHTGLSDAEKKSFWELLDEVVRGCPADHRLIIGGDLNGHIGVEAEGYEGAHGGFGFGPRNEEGRSILEFAIAHEMVVANSFFKKRDAQLATFHSGGRSTQIDFLLLRKGELRTCRDCKVLPALTCSSQHRLLVMDLVSRGRVGRRARVVQPRVLWKNLHGANAETFRATVADRLRVEGDYVAPTDVDQIWNRMASAIRDVAKETLGVAIGTSRAHKSSRESWWLNDDVQTKVALKQTRFRELITFGEGTPAERTRIEERYKEAKREAKKAVAIAKDKAYEDLYRKLNSKEGANDIYRIAKARERRSRDLVNVKFIKNEAGQTIVKEDLIRNR, encoded by the coding sequence atgtcggttagtcTAATTATTAAGGAGGAGACTTTCACGGTCATAAGCGCATACGCACCTCACACGGGCTTAAGTGATGCGGAAAAGAAGAGTTTTTGGGAATTGTTAGATGAGGTAGTGAGGGGGTGCCCAGCTGACCATCGACTGATTATAGGGGGTGATCTGAATGGACACATAGGAGTGGAGGCAGAAGGTTACGAGGGAGCCCATGGGGGCTTTGGGTTTGGCCCTAGAAACGAAGAAGGGCGCTCAATCCTGGAGTTTGCCATTGCCCACGAGATGGTCGTAGCAAACTCTTTCTTCAAGAAGAGGGATGCTCAGTTAGCTACTTTTCATAGCGGGGGTCGTAGCACCCAGATTGACTTTTTGCTCCTCCGTAAAGGGGAACTTAGGACTTGTAGGGACTGTAAGGTCCTTCCAGCATTGACTTGCTCCTCCCAGCATCGATTGTTGGTCATGGACCTAGTCTCTCGGGGAAGAGTTGGTAGGAGGGCCAGGGTTGTGCAACCTAGAGTCCTTTGGAAGAACCTGCATGGAGCGAATGCAGAGACTTTTAGAGCGACTGTTGCTGATAGATTGAGGGTAGAAGGGGATTACGTAGCCCCTACTGATGTAGATCAGATTTGGAACCGCATGGCGTCCGCTATCAGAGATGTGGCAAAAGAGACTTTAGGGGTGGCAATAGGGACATCGAGAGCCCATAAGAGTAGTAGAGAATCGTGGTGGCTTAATGACGATGTCCAAACGAAAGTCGCGTTAAAACAGacgaggtttagggagctcattactTTTGGAGAAGGGACACCTGCAGAGAGAACTAGGATAGAAGAAagatataaagaagctaaaagagaagcaAAGAAGGCCGTAGCTATTGCTAAAGACAAAGCATATGAAGATTTATATAGGAAACTAAACTCTAAAGAGGGAGCTAATGACATATATAGGATAGCTAAAGCTAGGGAGCGAAGAAGCAGGGACTTGGTTAACGTCAAATTTATCAAGAATGAAGCGGGTCAAACTATAGTGAAAGAAGACCTTATTAGGAATAGATAG
- the LOC139891097 gene encoding uncharacterized protein, whose product MRLSRAAILSKRRNNPRLIRSKRKHKKLDAISEITYTENRVRIESPKLTEVNGDASDIRRSSRVRRAPLVLDASPPPPKKRRKVIERGGDGLLRKGDNRDGLLSKTESPGLSTFGLEEEDSGEWKSRLRNRGRKVSFVTGDSSPRSKKKLFRHSDGVKEHSKQADSRLDEKKGGSVGETLMVVQSKRPGRIKASNVVSNGDIGLGNSEKDGEDTAELQVVRDKNKGVLFEELVTDNGASIDIQDQGIEVPINVGSEDTAKKNAQPVEQSKLAVEEKENNSLHQEVSSIPGDHVGDCTFEATNPQDESTKKVGEDKYSMTHRMHKPRIKKGRCCGLCGGGTDGKPPKKLVNDGAGSDNEVYSGSSSSEDTTYDLWDGFGDEPGWLGQLLGPINDRFGIAGIWVHQQCAVWSPEVYFAGLGCLKNVRSALCRGKVLKCSRCGRRGATIGCRVDRCSKTYHLPCARAIGCIFDHRKFLIACTDHRQLFQPHGQKKIDMLKKIKTKKLKLELRKHSNDAWKKDTEAEEKWLENCGEDEEFLKRESKRLQRDLSRIAPVYIGGSTSESQPTYQGWESVGGLQNVIQSLKEVVILPLLYPEFFDNIGLTPPRGVLLHGYPGTGKTLVVRSLIGSCARGDRRIAYFARKGADCLGKYVGDAERQLRLLFQVAEKSQPSIIFFDEIDGLAPSRTRQQDQTHNSVVSTLLALLDGLKSRGSVVVIGATNRPDAIDPALRRPGRFDREIYFPLPSVKDREAILSLHTQKWPTPVAGSLLKLVAKRTVGFAGADLQALCTQTAIIALKRSCPWEKLLTAAEENGRYGKRPYLPTFVVQEQDWLEALSSAPPPCSRREAGMAANDIVSSPLPVHLFPCMLQSLSGLLVSLYLDERVGLPPSFSKAAATIKTVIISALDRKKENTDYWWSRVQDLLKEADVASDVESNLVRAGVLVGSSSVSGLDAFNDDTDDEHVKLGSFKVPNGFMQNNLVYGVSHSWGKKPGFCLLISGSPKSGQRHLASCILQSFVGNAVLQKIDLATMLQEGSGDMVQGLTQILVRCSSVGSCIVFMPRIDLWAIETCHQVDEEESGISSKTSESSDTDNPKSLEPVFRASNLWSSFVEQAESIFISASLTILATTEVQFELLPLRTRNFFGKNKQNLTPNHAESTVPRFSVHVDGNFNRDMVIDSSAKKLSNDVAHYFVELIHHKTSNHESLFNANKSFDTVNTDVDTVHPNLESYISLENRSKVQNSTPPLNKKEEKGKSNLLLAISTLGYQILQYPQFAELCWVTSKLKEGPSAEIDGPWKGWPFNSCIVRPGDSSANVKSKEKYGLVHGLVAVGLSAYRGVYSSVREVSADVRKVLEVLTSQINAKVEGGKDRYQFIRLLSQVAYLEDLVNSWAYTLQSLEVPLQPTEAVTKINENDTTDNGRMQGDEFMNKSSHSESLKENTKEFDDRATNNNLHLKEGDKNTDQSTSVVVSEPNLILQTQGSTSLKDQTDTRLVNEPNGVVLEPSGLKSMENCNGFTFEEESVAVHNDGPCSSAEKHDASDNLVVKNNEPLADEVPKSPVPVASPAPSPSVVCSYRFCSKCMFNLRNLMQKILVSQWDTKSSNWTTEDVHDAVTSLSLNLYTTVRSFCLSESQKVGPCECEVSEIGCHLESSSSSTSGHEVGSQLIYKNGVAAVLDNEIDVAFHCKFETLCLCSLIEYIVTTKQPSG is encoded by the exons ATGCGATTATCTAGGGCTGCTATTTTATCTAAACGGAGGAATAATCCGAGATTGATTAGGTCTAAACGGAAACACAAAAAGCTTGATGCAATATCTGAAATTACTTATACTGAGAACCGTGTTAGGATAGAATCTCCTAAATTGACAGAGGTTAATGGTGATGCATCGGATATCAGGCGGAGTTCTAGGGTTCGGCGAGCTCCGTTGGTGCTAGATGCATCGCCACCGCCTCCTAAGAAGAGGCGGAAGGTAATTGAACGAGGTGGAGATGGTTTGTTAAGAAAGGGTGACAACAGAGATGGTTTGCTCTCGAAAACAGAGTCGCCTGGTTTGAGTACATTTGGTTTGGAGGAGGAAGATTCGGGTGAATGGAAGTCCAGGTTGAGAAATAGGGGAAGGAAGGTGAGTTTTGTAACAGGTGATTCTTCTCCAAGGAGTAAGAAGAAGCTTTTTCGTCATTCAGATGGTGTTAAGGAACATTCTAAGCAGGCAGATTCAAGGTTAGATGAGAAGAAGGGAGGTTCGGTAGGTGAGACGTTGATGGTTGTGCAGTCAAAGAGGCCTGGTAGAATTAAAGCTTCAAATGTTGTGAGCAATGGAGATATTGGGTTGGGAAACAGTGAGAAAGATGGGGAAGACACAGCTGAACTGCAGGTTGTAAGAGACAAGAATAAGGGTGTTTTGTTTGAGGAATTGGTAACTGATAATGGTGCATCCATTGATATACAGGATCAGGGAATCGAAGTTCCAATTAACGTTGGTTCCGAGGATACTGCCAAAAAGAATGCACAGCCTGTTGAACAGAGTAAGCTGGCGGTTGAGGAAAAGGAGAACAACAGTTTACATCAGGAAGTTAGTTCTATCCCAGGTGATCATGTTGGAGATTGTACCTTTGAAGCTACCAATCCGCAAGACGAGAGCACTAAGAAGGTTGGTGAAGACAAGTATTCTATGACTCATAGAATGCATAAACCTCGGATTAAAAAGGGAAGGTGTTGTGGTCTTTGTGGGGGAGGAACGGATGGTAAACCTCCAAAAAAGTTAGTGAATGATGGTGCTGGTAGTGATAATGAGGTGTACAGTGGATCCTCCTCGTCTGAGGATACCACTTATGATTTATGGGATGGATTTGGTGATGAGCCAGGTTGGCTTGGACAACTCTTGGGTCCCATTAATGACCGGTTCGGGATTGCTGGAATATGGGTCCATCAACAATGTGCCGTGTGGAGTCCAGAG GTTTATTTTGCTGGTTTGGGGTGCTTGAAAAATGTGAGATCAGCTCTTTGTAGAGGGAAAGTATTGAAATGCAGCAGATGTGGGAGACGAGGAGCAACGATTGGATGTCGTGTGGACAGATGCTCAAAAACTTATCACCTG CCGTGTGCTCGTGCAATTGGTTGCATCTTTGATCATCGTAAATTTCTCATAGCATGCACAGATCATCGACAGCTATTTCAACCTCATGGCCAGAAGAAAATTGACATGTTAaagaaaattaaaactaaaaagctGAAGTTAGAATTGAGAAAGCACTCAAATGATGCTTGGAAAAAGGATACCGAAGCAGAAGAGAAGTGGTTAGAAAATTGTGGGGAGGATGAAGAATTTTTAAAGCGTGAAAGCAAGAGGCTTCAACGAGATTTATCAAGGATTGCACCTGTTTATATCGGAGGGTCAACATCAGAAAGTCAACCGACTTATCAAGGTTGGGAGTCTGTTGGTGGGCTTCAAAATGTGATTCAATCTTTAAAGGAGGTTGTTATATTACCCCTTTTATATCCAGAGTTTTTTGACAATATCGGGCTTACTCCTCCTAGAGGAGTCCTTTTGCATGGGTACCCCGGAACTGGTAAAACTTTGGTTGTACGCTCATTAATCGGTTCATGTGCTCGCGGTGATAGACGAATCGCTTATTTTGCTCGTAAAGGTGCAGACTGCCTAGGAAAATATGTCGGTGATGCTGAACGCCAGCTCAGACTTCTGTTTCAGGTGGCCGAGAAATCTCAACCGTCAATAATATTCTTTGATGAGATTGACGGGTTGGCTCCTTCCCGAACTAGGCAACAAGACCAGACACATAATTCTGTTGTGTCAACTTTACTTGCGTTACTTGATGGTCTAAAATCCCGAGGATCAGTTGTTGTAATCGGTGCCACAAATCGCCCCGATGCTATTGATCCCGCTTTAAGACGCCCAGGAAGATTCGATAGGGAAATTTATTTCCCACTCCCTTCAGTTAAAGACCGGGAAGCTATTTTATCACTTCATACACAGAAATGGCCAACGCCAGTTGCTGGATCGTTATTAAAATTAGTTGCAAAAAGAACCGTGGGGTTCGCTGGGGCTGACCTGCAGGCTCTTTGTACTCAAACTGCTATTATCGCTTTAAAAAGGAGTTGTCCATGGGAGAAACTTCTCACAGCTGCTGAAGAAAACGGGCGATACGGTAAACGTCCTTATCTACCTACATTTGTAGTACAGGAACAAGATTGGCTCGAGGCTCTTTCAAGTGCACCACCTCCATGTTCACGTAGAGAGGCGGGAATGGCAGCTAACGATATTGTTTCATCTCCTCTTCCTGTTCATCTTTTCCCTTGTATGCTGCAATCACTTTCGGGGTTGCTTGTTTCGTTGTATTTAGATGAACGTGTCGGTTTACCACCTTCCTTTTCCAAAGCTGCTGCAACGATCAAAACTGTGATTATCTCTGCGTTGGATAGAAAGAAAGAGAACACTGACTATTGGTGGTCTCGAGTTCAGGATTTGCTTAAAGAAGCTGATGTGGCAAGTGATGTGGAGTCAAATCTCGTACGTGCCGGTGTTTTAGTCGGGAGCAGTAGCGTTTCTGGATTGGATGcttttaatgatgatactgatgacGAGCATGTTAAGTTAGGATCTTTTAAAGTTCCCAATGGATTTATGCAAAATAATTTGGTGTATGGTGTATCTCATTCATGGGGAAAGAAACCGGGCTTTTGTTTATTAATTTCTGGAAGTCCCAAAAGTGGCCAGAGGCATCTCGCTTCTTGTATTCTACAGTCTTTTGTTGGTAATGCTGTCCTTCAGAAGATTGATTTGGCTACGATGTTGCAGGAAGGATCTGGAGACATGGTTCAAGGGTTGACTCAAATTTTAG TGAGATGTTCCAGCGTTGGCTCATGCATAGTATTCATGCCAAGAATTGATTTGTGGGCCATAGAAACATGCCATCAAGTGGACGAAGAAGAAAGTGGTATCTCATCGAAAACCTCTGAATCATCTGACACTGATAATCCAAAATCATTAGAGCCGGTTTTTAGAGCTTCTAACTTGTGGAGCTCTTTCGTTGAGCAGGCCGAGTCCATATTCATCTCCGCATCCTTAACGATTCTG GCTACAACAGAAGTCCAGTTTGAATTGCTCCCGCTAAGAACCAGGAATTTTTTTGGCAAAAACAAACAGAATCTCACTCCTAATCACGCCGAAAGTACCGTGCCAAGATTCTCTGTACATGTGGATGGGAACTTTAACCGTGATATGGTAATCGATTCATCTGCAAAAAAGTTATCAAACGACGTTGCTCATTATTTTGTTGAgttgattcatcataaaacttcTAATCATGAAAGTTTATTCAATGCTAATAAATCTTTTGACACCGTCAACACTGACGTGGATACTGTACACCCTAACCTAGAATCTTACATATCCTTAGAAAATAGGTCAAAAGTTCAAAACTCTACACCTCCTCTTAACAAAAAAGAAGAGAAAGGGAAATCAAACTTGTTGTTAGCAATATCAACATTGGGCTATCAGATTTTGCAATATCCTCAATTTGCTGAACTTTGCTGGGTAACGTCTAAGTTAAAGGAAGGCCCGTCTGCTGAAATTGACGGGCCCTGGAAGGGATGGCCATTTAATTCGTGTATCGTTCGACCCGGTGATAGTTCCGCCAATGTTAAAAGCAAAGAAAAATATGGTTTAGTACATGGTTTAGTTGCTGTTGGTCTATCGGCATATAGAGGTGTGTACTCATCTGTAAGAGAAGTTTCGGCAGATGTTCGGAAGGTGTTGGAGGTTTTAACTTCACAAATTAATGCCAAAGTTGAAGGTGGGAAAGATAGATACCAATTTATTCGTCTCTTATCGCAAGTGGCTTATCTTGAAGATTTGGTAAATAGCTGGGCGTACACACTTCAGAG TTTGGAGGTACCCCTTCAACCCACGGAGGCAGTAACAAAGATCAATGAGAACGATACAACAGATAATGGTCGTATGCAAGGTGACGAATTTATGAACAAATCTTCACATTCAGAATCACTAAAAGAAAACACCAAAGAATTTGATGATAGAGCCACCAATAATAATCTCCATTTGAAGGAAGGAGATAAAAACACTGACCAATCAACTTCTGTAGTAGTCAGTGAACCAAACCTAATCCTACAAACCCAGGGGTCCACATCCTTGAAGGATCAAACAGATACTCGTTTAGTAAACGAGCCAAATGGGGTTGTTCTGGAACCTTCAGGGCTTAAATCAATGGAAAACTGTAATGGATTTACATTTGAAGAAGAATCAGTTGCCGTTCACAATGATGGTCCTTGTAGTTCAGCAGAAAAACATGATGCATCGGATAATTTAGTTGTCAAAAATAACGAACCGCTTGCTGATGAAGTCCCTAAATCTCCGGTTCCAGTTGCATCTCCAGCTCCATCTCCATCTGTTGTATGCTCATACAGGTTTTGTTCCAAATGCATGTTCAACCTTCGAAACTTGATGCAAAAAATTCTAGTTTCTCAGTGGGATACAAAATCAAGTAACTGGACAACAGAGGATGTTCATGATGCAGTAACCTCATTATCTCTAAATCTTTACACAACTGTAAGGAGCTTTTGTCTGTCTGAAAGTCAGAAAGTGGGGCcctgtgaatgtgaagtttctgaaattggTTGTCATTTAGAAAGCAGCAGCAGCAGTACAAGTGGACATGAAGTTGGTTCACAATTAATATACAAGAATGGTGTAGCGGCTGTGCTAGACAATGAAATCGACGTTGCTTTTCACTGTAAATTCGAGACGCTATGTCTTTGTTCTCTTATAGAGTATATAGTAACGACCAAACAGCCTTCTGGTTGA